One window of the Bos mutus isolate GX-2022 chromosome X, NWIPB_WYAK_1.1, whole genome shotgun sequence genome contains the following:
- the LOC102264873 gene encoding heat shock transcription factor, X-linked member 3-like, translating into MASQSSHEARAALLILSTDGEPAAGDTRDSSPDPNLDLGEALEKQGDQPKSPDPGLHDNPLQQGPNPEMAKEEENNAILGLSFPRKLWRIVEDAAFTSVHWNDEGDTVVIEADLFQIEVLQRRGMDQIFETDSIKSFIRELNLYGFRKVRPSSHSTGKKLMIYRNSNFQRDKPLLLQNIQRKGNPRTTSQPATGTTTPKRKKRVVATRHSPQFHHNEFTQKAGNKVQKGMPTARRTPSQCSFVFSDLSVGSVARRAGENHLPNEQGSPSRAAGEGTSSNAISVPSATAERDSPGKLPESPPVYPDYESVMALYNTCYSILMAGLLVMAPDEAPEAEDEQGESSDYKCALCEQLKNKPNP; encoded by the exons ATGGCTAGTCAGAGTTCCCATGAGGCACGGGCAGCCCTGCTGATCCTATCAACTGATGGGGAGCCTGCAGCAGGGGACACCCGTGATTCCTCCCCAGATCCAAACCTGGATTTAGGGGAGGCTTTGGAGAAGCAGGGTGACCAGCCCAAGAGCCCAGATCCAGGCCtccatgacaatccactccaacaGGGCCCAAACCCAGAAATGgccaaagaggaagagaacaaTGCCATCCTTGGGCTGTCCTTCCCCAGGAAGCTCTGGAGGATTGTGGAGGATGCAGCCTTCACCTCTGTGCACTGGAACGATGAGGGAGATACAGTGGTCATCGAGGCAGATCTCTTCCAGATAGAGGTACTCCAGCGCAGAGGCATGGACCAGATCTTCGAGACAGACAGCATCAAGAGCTTCATCCGTGAACTGAACCTGTACGGGTTCAGGAAAGTCCGCCCTTCGAGTCACTCTACAGGGAAGAAGCTCATG ATTTATCGAAACTCCAATTTTCAGAGAGACAAGCCTCTCCTTCTGCAGAACATCCAGAGGAAAGGCAACCCCAGAACAACTTCTCAGCCTGCCACTGGCACAACAACTCCAAAGAGAAAGAAGCGAGTGGTGGCAACCAGACACTCTCCTCAATTCCACCACAACGAGTTCACCCAAAAGGCTGGCAACAAAGTCCAGAAGGGGATGCCAACTGCTCGCAGAACCCCCAGCCAGTGCTCATTTGTGTTCTCTGACCTGTCTGTGGGCAGTGTAGCCAGGCGGGCTGGGGAAAACCATCTCCCCAATGAGCAGGGCAGCCCCAGCAGGGCGGCTGGAGAGGGCACATCCAGCAATGCCATATCTGTGCCCTCGGCTACTGCTGAAAGGGACAGCCCAGGGAAACTGCCCGAGAGCCCCCCGGTGTACCCAGATTACGAATCGGTGATGGCTTTGTACAACACCTGTTACTCCATCCTGATGGCGGGCCTTTTAGTCATGGCACCAGATGAGGCCCCTGAGGCGGAGGATGAGCAGGGAGAGTCCTCAGATTATAAGTGTGCCCTCTGTGAACAGCTCAAGAACAAGCCCAATCCCTGA